The Nasonia vitripennis strain AsymCx chromosome 3 unlocalized genomic scaffold, Nvit_psr_1.1 chr3_random0001, whole genome shotgun sequence genome has a window encoding:
- the LOC107981826 gene encoding uncharacterized protein F54H12.2-like: MAYLHACSGEGTKSELDLFTLPLTQTSIESSAYLYYKPISSLSDDGDSPLEFLIPSSTDHYIDLAHTMLHLTVQILPASDTPSENLKVGPVNNFIHSMFDQIDIFFNQKLVSLPNNAYPYRAYIETLLNYAALAMRSHLTSALWSIDTADAMDAAPNLDRKADGANQGLINRQFFTAGGKAVDMIGHLYCDVFNQPKFLINGVDVRVRLVRSKDAFCLMDWSDNGKFSEHIKEAILIMRSAKISPGILLAHANALAKTIAKYPLTRAEVKSFTLHSGILGDTLDNVILGQLPKRIILGFVKNSFNGNRKLNPFNFQHFNINFISLYVDGVQVPSRPLQPRFTGDHKLYVDAYHTLFSGTGIHYLNKGLNIDRYGYHNGFCLFAFDLTPDLSAHFTSHWNLVRSGFLRVEVRFAEALTETLNCIVYAEFNNVLEIDSNRQIITDFNS, translated from the coding sequence atggCGTATCTACACGCGTGCAGCGGCGAGGGAACGAAGAGCGAGCTAGATCTCTTTACTCTTCCTCTCACTCAAACATCCATCGAAAGTAGCGCTTATCTCTACTACAAACCCATTTCGTCGCTCAGCGACGATGGTGACTCACCCTTGGAATTTTTAATTCCAAGTTCAACCGATCACTACATCGATCTCGCGCACACCATGTTGCACCTGACCGTTCAAATACTACCAGCTAGTGATACACCCAGCGAAAATCTCAAAGTTGGCCCAGTGAATAACTTTATACACTCAATGTTTGATCAGATTGacatatttttcaatcaaaagtTAGTTTCACTGCCAAACAATGCGTATCCGTATAGAGCCTACATAGAAACGCTGCTAAATTATGCGGCACTTGCTATGCGCTCTCATCTCACGTCTGCTTTATGGAGCATCGACACCGCCGATGCCATGGATGCTGCGCCAAATTTAGATCGTAAGGCTGATGGTGCGAATCAAGGTCTCATTAACAGACAGTTTTTTACAGCTGGTGGCAAGGCCGTTGACATGATCGGACATTTGTATTGTGACGTTTTTAATCAACCGAAATTCCTGATCAACGGTGTAGACGTGAGAGTAAGATTGGTCCGTAGTAAAGACGCCTTTTGTCTCATGGACTGGTCCGACAACGGAAAATTTTCGGAGCACATCAAAGAGGCCATACTGATCATGCGTAGTGCCAAGATAAGCCCGGGTATTTTACTAGCGCACGCGAACGCTCTTGCTAAAACAATAGCCAAATACCCGTTAACAAGGGCCGAAGTTAAGTCGTTTACGCTGCACAGCGGTATACTTGGCGACACCCTGGACAACGTTATACTAGGACAGCTACCCAAAAGGATCATCCTGGGCTTTGTTAAAAATTCCTTCAACGGCAATAGAAAGCTCAACCCTTTCAATTTTCAACACTTTAACATAAACTTTATTTCGCTCTACGTGGACGGCGTTCAAGTCCCCAGTAGGCCGTTGCAGCCACGCTTTACCGGTGACCATAAGCTGTACGTAGACGCTTATCATACGCTTTTTTCCGGCACAGGTATACATTACCTAAACAAGGGTCTCAATATCGATCGTTACGGTTATCACAACGGATTTTGCCTGTTTGCTTTCGATCTGACACCGGATTTGTCAGCGCATTTTACCAGCCATTGGAATCTCGTTCGCTCGGGGTTTCTACGCGTTGAGGTGCGTTTCGCCGAAGCTCTAACGGAAACGCTAAACTGCATTGTTTACGCAGAGTTTAACAACGTGCTCGAAATCGACTCGAATAGACAAATTATAACGGACTTTAATTCCTAA
- the LOC116416617 gene encoding uncharacterized protein LOC116416617 yields MRDCGYDVRSIWECEFDEVKLRNQEIASYVKNHPLMSRITLNPRDAFFGGRTENNIPFYKVKDGEKIKYTGICSLYPYICKCGKFPIGHPRISVGEECRELIRDDYNNLDGVEGLVKCRVLPPQNLYMPLLPVKMHGRLLFALCCSCCAEARTVDSHHKQIADREFTGTWVADELRKAVELGYRISEIYIIWQYDTTHFDGTKGGLFAQYVNLFLKIKQEASDWPSWCINENAKARYLAEYERDEGIVLDREKIKKNPGLRAVDKLCLNSLWGKFG; encoded by the coding sequence ATGCGCGATTGCGGCTACGATGTTCGTAGTATATGGGAATGCGAGTTTGACGAGGTGAAATTGAGAAACCAAGAGATCGCCTCCTACGTGAAAAATCATCCTCTAATGAGTCGAATAACTTTAAATCCACGAGATGCATTTTTTGGAGGGCGAACAGAAAACAACATACCTTTTTACAAAGTCAAAGACGGCGAGAAAATCAAATATACAGGCATTTGTTCGCTGTACCCGTACATCTGTAAGTGTGGAAAATTCCCAATCGGTCATCCGCGTATTTCCGTAGGTGAAGAGTGTCGCGAATTGATTCGCGATGATTACAACAATCTTGACGGTGTCGAGGGCTTGGTCAAGTGCAGAGTTTTACCGCCGCAAAATTTGTATATGCCGCTGCTGCCTGTTAAAATGCACGGTCGCCTCCTCTTTGCGCTATGTTGCTCTTGTTGCGCCGAGGCGCGCACCGTAGATAGTCATCACAAGCAAATAGCGGATCGTGAGTTTACCGGTACTTGGGTGGCGGACGAGCTGCGCAAAGCCGTTGAGCTCGGTTATCGCATAAGCGAGATATACATCATTTGGCAGTACGACACGACGCACTTCGATGGTACGAAAGGTGGGCTCTTTGCGCAGTATGTAaatctatttttgaagataaaacaaGAAGCCTCCGACTGGCCCAGCTGGTGTATCAACGAAAATGCGAAAGCGCGATATTTAGCCGAGTACGAGCGCGATGAGGGTATCGTTCTAGAtcgtgaaaaaattaagaaaaatcctGGATTACGGGCTGTTGacaaactttgtttaaatagcTTATGGGGTAAATTCGGTTAG